The Schistocerca nitens isolate TAMUIC-IGC-003100 chromosome 6, iqSchNite1.1, whole genome shotgun sequence DNA segment ACTTCCATTATTAATAGCTACTGCTTTGAGAGGAAAAAATATAAGGTGACTGATGTTATAGAATGCCTGTCCTTGTAGTGGAAGCATCTACCATTAATGCAATGCATAATTTTGCCATTAATATCATTCCTACTGTTCCTCAGGATATACATGATCACCACAGCTTTCATGTTGCATCGTTCATAGTCATTCAAGAAAGCTCTTTCCTTATGTGCCGCCAGAACATATAAATGGAGTATTTCTTTGCATTAAAGTCTATCACTACATTCCTAACTTATTGTGTTGCATTTTGAGCCTATCATCttgatacaaacacacacacactttgtagaAAATCTGTACATGAAACTGAAACCTTGTGTGCGTTACATTAACACTGAACAGAACAAATGATTATCTGGTGTGGAGTAGGTAGTCCTGTCTACATtgaagatttaagaaatcaaaattACCCAACTTTCACAGATTCTTCAGCAAGGTGGAAAGTAAAACCAAAGGTAAATGTCAACAATATGGTGGTCCCAATGTGGTACTTTAATGAGTGCAGGAACaatgtgaagaaagtaaggcttGTGATGGAGGTATCACACCTTTGCATCTGCCTCTAAGATTTTAATGCTAACCCTATCATGGACAACATCATTAGTGCAAGATCAAGGTATAGATGAGAGGTCTGTATTTGCCAGTAATAAATATCATATCTTAACGTAAGTTAACATTACGATAGATTTGTAAGGTGTTACAGTCATAATATAATCCCAGAAGAAAGTGAGTGTTTGGTAGAGGAACTCTGAAATACCTTAATGAACTACAAGATGTTGATGACAATGATGACTTTAGGTGACAGGCTCTCAAAATGATGGTCACAGTGCTGCGGCGAAAACTCAGCATGCCAATCTCAAGGGTGGGGACggaggctgtccccacatgcggagcagtATGTAATGCATTAAAGTTTGGATCCCTTCCTCACCAATTTAGGGAtaaggcctgacagttcacaaaatttcaccacttttATAATCCAGAATCAGTATAGGCGAGGATGGTGGGCAGGTGTCCATCGAGACTGAGGGCTGCCTTGAATCAGTATATAAGACCGTTTCCAAAATATGCTGAACTAAAAGTGGCACACCACAAAACTCACAGACTGGTGGATCCTCCCACTGGAGAAGGAACCTATGTGTTGAAGGACTATTTCCGATGTGCAGCCTGGTAGGCAGAACCTCCTTCCAGcagtgaggctgacatgaagtctgTCATGCCTGTGTGGttgctttgaatgatcacaatTTGTTTCCTGTCTCactcaaccattcagtctcccagtgacacatgatgcatctgtcagaaaatgagatggcAGTCTTCAATAGGATGAGACATTGATGGACAACACCAGCCCGACATGCTTCCTTGGTTGCTTTGTCGGCCATGTCATTTCCCTGTATCCCGATGTGGCCAGATACCCAGCAAAACATCACCTCCTTGCCACAGTGTTGGAAacactgtaaggagtcatggatgatcTGAATCAACTGGTCTGTtggatacatttggtgaaatgcttgtagggCACTAAGAaagtcagaacagacaagaaatcttGTACGCTTATGTCTGTGAATCATCTCCAGTGCCActgtaatttgtaaattgttccagaagatggactttgaaaaccCTATAAAGGAAAACAGTGGAACAACCAAGGATATTCTCTTGCTGGGATACATTTGTATAAACAATGATAAAACGGTatacttaaaatggaagaaaacaaagttgtaaaaatgtAATCTGGAGTACAAGTCTTCTTCTACCACATTTTAGGCCTCAGGAGACACCAAGGTGTCAACGCATTCCATCCCTGGCTGTGTACTCAGAGGTCTGATAGATCCAGATTCTTGAGACAGTCAGTACCACACATCCTGAATGGCTTGGTCGCATGGGACCGATTCCTGAACAGCCATTCAAAGTTGGGTTGGACCACTGCACTAAATGCCAATGATTGAGGCAACACTGATAGTTTCAGAGCCTGTCAAGCCAAAAGAATATGTTGCctaatccagagtggtggttcaccagcctctgaacagatgtgcagagactctgaactgggctggtctgAAAGGCTCTAGTTGATATCCGAATGtgctcatggtggacagcatcttaCATCTTGAGGTAGGAAACACAGACTGGTCCTTAGACCACACTGCCATAATCTGAACACGATTGAGTAAATGCCCTGGAAAACTGTCAGCTCCTCATGCTTTTCCAATAAGGCATTTCAAGAACTTCAGTGACTGGAAGCCCTTTGTTCATAGGTGTGCGAGCCACATTgatttcgagtcaaataataaacccaaaaagcggACAGTTTCCTGAAAATGTAAAATAAGGCCCCCCATTGTGAACACTGATTGGTAAAAACTTGGATGAGTATCATTAAAATTGACACATGTCATCTTCTCTGGtgagaactgaaaaccagttgTCTTGGCCCAATTTTCCAGCCTCCTGATGTCCAGCTGTAGCTGCCTTGTCATCATTGTAAGCACAGAAGAAAAGTAGATCATCATCCATAAACAAAGAGCATATGACAGGGTTCCTGACTGTAGAGGAAATGACTTTGATAGCAATGTCAAAAAATGTGACACTGAGTATACTGCCTTGGGAGACCCCATTCTCTTGAACATAGCAGTCCGACAAGGCACCACCAAGATGATGTCAAAAGTACTGGTCCTCAAGGAAGGACTGGATAAGAAGTGGCAGACATCCATGTAGTCCTTATTCACAAAGTTGGTGAAGGATGTTttacctccaagtagtgtcatatgttTTTTCAAGGTCATACAAACTAAATAGTTTTGATGTTAGAAGGACTCCTGTATCACCATCTTCAGTAGCATTAAATTGTCAAGGGTGGAACAGTAGCACCTGAAACTGCACTGGGAGCAGCTCATGTGACCTCAGGATTCGAGCAGCCAGATGAGGTGGCAGTTGACCGTGCATTCAAGATTCTTACCCATACAGTTGGTAAAAGTTACACTCCGGCAACTGTTAGGTTTGCCACTGCACTTGCCTGGTTTccataatggaattaatattgccttcTTCCAAGTTgcggggtactgtccatcaaattaggtctgattgaaacaagagaggtGCTGTCCTTTCCACTTCAGGGCACAGCTAACACAGCATGGCATAATGAATCTCATCAGGTCCTATAGCAGTGTCTCTGGCTGTGGACagagctgattccagttcccacattgaGAGTGGAAGGTTGTAGAATTCCTCATTATGCAGGAAGAAATGGAGCTTCCTCATCTCCGCAGTCCTGCGGAATACCTGAGATGCAGGAGCCTGTCTGGATGACACAGTGACAGTAAAAAACTGTTCAGTTAAAACCTGAGCCATGTCTTTAGGTgtgtccaccaagaccccattTCTTGACAAGGCTTTAAGGCAGGGGTTCCCAAAATGGGGGGCGCGCccccctgtggggggggggggggggggggggatgcgggtggagttagcggtacaaacctaatatttctttttaatatcgatattttaataaaaatgaatgtgcaggtattaatgatagattatggtgctacatgcaatcgtttggcgtcccacttcctgcaaacctatctcaataacctatctgtggtgtcaccgccagacaccacacttgctaggtggtagctttaaatcggccgcggtccattagtacatgtcggactcgcgtgtcgccactggcagtgatcgcagaccgagcgccaccacacggcaggtctcgagagacgtactagcactcgccccagttgtacggacgacattgctagtgactacacgtacgaagcctttctctcatttgccgagagacagttagaatagccttcagctaagtccatggctacgacctagcaaggcgccattaaccatatctggagagagtctcacttgtattatcaagagcaatgtacaacaagaaattaaagttaagtatacgagaagctccattcttttctttatagctttcatcacgtatcctgtttcagacttaacgcaagacggcgtgagttgacgcgtgcccctttcggctacttcagtgtggcgtagctagttTGTTATGCCACAAcactatcctagaacatacagcttttgaagatcatgtttagaatgtcacacacagaaactctcaaaattacgaaggcgatatgcattaattctaatatatcagatttgtgaACAACTTACTTCTGAGaactggaaaacagaaaagtcaggtattaactattccgtacatttgtacacatgaactgaacataatcatgttataacttttagtggtagtaggctatgttcatcagagtaataatcacttatactgcgtaactgcaaaaatgccgttttattaccctgtcaacccacggatccccatgtgatgcaattacagtgactttaatacagtgtatacgcttcaaatgaactggcaGGTTCGTAATTTGGATGCCAGGGTcatgccctttgtcaccagaaaaatgtgcacgacgtgaatgcaAAACtggtacaagtgttcgttctgagcagagtacttcacgccgttctggaaacattgtcgtgactgctatcaatgaaacataacccagctaggtagagaatgaagtccattagtgaggctttttttttttttttttacgaacagtcagtactacagctctttcattcggattacttatctgacaaaacagttatttttcttctgcctttttgaaatacagcataatttcgtttgaaattagtgtacgttctttgctgcgacaatggcttcttttggtacgagtacagagataactgcttggcactgtgcacagtttccagcgatgtgtgaggtgtatccatgaaatttctcccagcaagagccctgctcggccaccaggtcgcagacagacagtgcactgactacctgcgctgcggctgggcttccccgttcttcgccccactcctcacaggcagtcatctgaggtgccgacagacaacagtagctttcctttatttcagttggttgcttgcagtttttgacacatctgatgtattggattttgctgaaatcgcattgaatctttcacagttgtgtctcagtaaaatcagtgttagtgcgaaattatactgttaacttcttgttttctttttacttcaccatgagtgtcgtgaaaaaaacgtaaatataatgatgattatttcaaatacggttttgcttctatacaaaaaaatggtgttgaccagccgcaatgtgttatttgctatgaggtattgagcaatgattccatgagaccttttcgtctggaacgccatttgtgggaaaagcatggtgcattgaaagagaagccgaaggaattttttgctgcaaaatgcgataatttgaaacgaatgaagttggacactgctggatccttcgctcagacatcagaaaaggttgtggaagcctcgtatgagttatcgctatttatttcaaggaccaagaaaagtcatattatcggagggacactagtcaaaccctgtttgttgaaagctgctgatattgttcttgggtcagaaagcaaacaaaaactatcacaaataccgctttctgacaatactgtgaaacgtcggattgatgatatggccgaagacatacaaaatcaattagttacggccgtcaaacaatcgtagtttttcgcaatacagttagacgagactaccgatgttgcgaattgttgccaactgctagctttcgttcgctatatagaaaatgaagcaattaaagaagagttgctgttttctacagagttaaagacaacttcaaaagcaattcatataatggcaaccgtctctgaattcttttgtaaaaatgagttatcatggcagaaactgataggcgtatgcacagacggcgccccatcaatgcttggatgtcgctcaggactcgtgcagatggtcagaaaaaaaaaaccctagtgttactgctatccactgtgtaatacaccatcaagcattggcagctaagacacttccaaaggaactcaatgatgtattgaaattgtgcatcaaaatcgtgaatcatattaaaaagagtgcgttaaaattccaggttatttacgacactttgtgaagacttgggaccagagtataaaacacttttatttcatacagaagtacgctggctttcaaaaggaaatatgctagaaagattatttgaacttcgagacgaagtgatgcagtttttggaaaataacaaacaaactgaattgtatgtggaatttagaaagcccggtgttcattcccagatagcacagtaagctggtttcaaacttgtttccagctgtaaagttcaagtatataagcttgatcaaagctggaatattcaggcctgttagctggattcaagcttgaaacaaacatcaaagttggcagagttcaagcaatagttcaagcttgacttatcaagcttggctccagctgtatctacacacgtggaatacagcctggtatttacagcttgttttaagctatataaatattaatctgaatttattgaacctaattaattaaataaatatcagaatggaaacggtgtgaaaaaattatgaagacatatatctttaaaaatttttattttcaaactgtttaaaattgttttattttaaaatttaattattcggaagcccctccggccccagcacacagaccagagcaggatcaaaaaTCACTGGCTTCTGCCGGTATAATggtcctgtaacaggtaaaagaaaatgttagccatacctaaacataaaaaatgtaaaaagttgaaactaatcaacctaaatataatttatgccccatattagaaaaataacttcttaaagtaaagatgacatttgggtaattttgcgatgacttcatgaagaagccacacatcactatttctaatagtttcagggccatttaatctgaattataaagaaacaattacctGAAATCATacacacctcatactgtaagcttataaggaaactactgtttagaaaaatgtagacattttattctatccacaattattttttggtgagtaaaactgaatcaaaataaaataaaagatgacatcgaaatgaatttaagaaattaccagttaaGTGGAACtgcaatgtaaaagaacaaaaaatgttctccttgtcatattttaatattgccttttattagattttagccacattacaaataacaataaaagtaagaagtaccagtaggccttgcattattatttcacctagggaacaacaaaattaagccATCACCGATTGTAATTTAGTGTAGTCTTACCGTGGGGTTTGACTTCTGTTTTTTGACTGTTGAAGCCAGTGTCCTATGTTAGTTTTAAACTGGTCTTCGGTTGTCAAAGGAAATATTTTTCTGACTGAACCTGAAAACATAAGTGAGTTTATCATTAAAAGTAGTGGAAAGTGTTAGAGATTTACACTGgaacaaaaattacttttacaaTGTTGAAATTATAAAGCCACTGTATCAGGCCAGACTGTAAACTATTGATTTTCACCAACGAGAATTGTGCACATAGCATTGTGAAAATGCTCTTCTCAAATAAGCCGTTATTTCTCTAAACCCTGTAAACATCTGATTAATAACAACCAACCCATTGAACATCAATGAAACATAACTACTTTCCTGATAATACCAAAAGTATGAATTCATCAGTTGTTTTCTTAACTTAAATGAAATATCCAAATAATACgaccaaatgaaaacaaatttttctcCATAAGATAAACACTGCAACTTTTAAGGCCAATGGGGTGGATCCACAAGGTGGAATCTGACCACATTTCACAAAAACGATGCCAATGCTAATCTATATTCTTcccgaaaatttaattttgttgaggccTATATGAATAGTGTTATGCATCACTAGTCGAAGCACCATATGTCATATGTGACACAATGGAACCTAAAGTCTGCATTCccttaaaatatatgtatttattaaTGTTTCTCAACTTTTTGGACCAAAGAAGGGTTAGTGTTCTTTATCTTAGCACAAAAATCTCACCGCAAGTACCTACTTAACAGTACTAAATGCGCTCACATCAGAAATGTTAAGTAATGGCACTTGGTCTCATGATGCATAACACTGTCCATATATTTGTGTTTATATATTAGTGTTTAAAACATTTTGAAGTAACAAATTTGAAGTTCACATTTGGAAAAAATGCGCATGATATATAAACCAAACCAGCTTACTTTGAATTGCTGCACAAAGCAAGGTTGAACAGAAAGCTCTTTTCCTTTCTTTCGTCTTGTCTTTTGGAGGCCTTCCTGTATATGAAAACTTCATTCCTATCTCTGACATCAGGCATTGTTTCATACAATTGAACATTAACAATTTTGCATCTTTACCACCAAGGGTGCAAGTAACTTCACctgaaaatataaattttcttgatGAAGCTGTTATATCATTAAGATTCTTCAAGAAACAAAACAATACAAATAATCCAATATTTTCATATTAAGACACTGGCAACACATGTGAGtgcatattttaaataaatatgaatgaattGCGAGTGTAGATGAGTGCGATACCTCGTGTTAAGTCAAAAAATCTGTTTTCTAGCAAGGACCATTAATGAAATTGCTAAATGTTTATGATAAAATAATATTTGGACAAATTACCACAAGACTTTTGAATTCCTGttgtttcaatttttcctcaaattCATCAAATTCTTCCATTGATGATAAAGGGAGACTGTTTAGTGCCTGCTCATTACTTTCATCCGCCTCCTGATAAGTACTGTTGACACATCCTCGAGCCAATAACAGGTCAATTTTTCTGTTCAGCTGAGAGATTTCCTCAGACTGGCTACGTGCTGCAGCTTGTAACTGGCCAAGAATGAGCCAGATCCGCTCAACATCTACAACATAGGTGGATGATTGCTCAAGTTTACTTAGCATTTAGCAAGCGTAATAGCATCTACTTTTGATTTAAATTTCTTTGCAGCCACTAAACCcaaaaaatgtttcagaaaattaatattaattgaAAAATTGTTAGTATTTAAATTTCTATGCTTAAATTGAAATATATAACACACATAATGTGTATTCCCTAGAACATGCCTTAAAAAGGTAGTAGTTTTTGTATTACACACATTCTGGCATAAGTATCTGTGCTGACCCACTTCACACTATTACTACTAGAAGCAGGCGGGTAAAGCTGGTCACTGAGGCTAGTTATATAAAAGAAAACACTGTACACAAAATGGGTTTCACTGCTAGGCCTAATATTATTTAGCAGAGAAATAACACAAAAACTTACCCAGTGGTGCAGATTTTTCTTTTCTCGGACAGTGTGCTGAAGCAAGTGGTGCTGAAGCAAGTGGTGCTGAAGGAAGTGGTGCTGAAGGAAGTGGTGCTGAagcaagtagtgctggaggaatttTGGCATTGGAGAATGAACTAGGCCTAGGAGATAATGAATTTGGAGGGATGGAAGACCACATTTCACGAACTTCCATACCAGTAGATGGTGAGGATGAGAATGAAGCTGAAAAAGAATCAAGAGATGGATACGGATGAACTGTGACACGGTTGGTCttacattttttcttcggcatgtaATCTTCATCGCTCGATTCTTCTCCTGGCAACATTATGTCTTTTGCCTTCCTTTTTCTCttcactccaatttcttcttcactttcgaggTTTGATGTTTCTTCAGCTTTTCGAAAATGCTCTCTTGCATCGTTGTATGTTGCTACAATTCATACAAAGAATAAATTTAATTTGTGTACAGCCCTAACTGCAATTTCACCTCATAGAGAAAATAGCCTTGTCAAAAGCTATTGGTGGCAATAACAGTTGCCAGTAATCATAAATACATTTACTGGTACTGCATGACATTAAATTGCTACAACAGGCTCAAAGTAACTATAGGCCTAATTCAAATGTACTGCATTACTAAAATTGTTTTATGAAAGTGAACTTTACAcagtttgacctatgtaataataaaataaatgttttttgatGGAAATTGTAGGAAATTCAAAAAGAAGGTTTTTCCAAAAACTAAACTGTGAATAATACAATTTTTCTATTTCTCGCACTTATACAAGCTTAGATATAAATTTATATGATGTGACTTAGATTTCAAGAAAAAAAAACCTCAACTGACAAACTATATGTAACTTAGTTTTAATAACATTAGATTCTTGAGATCAAATGACATTAGGATTTACTTAGATTAGGTAAGGTAAAATTTCAGAATAGCCAACATGCATAGTGCAGAAAGTTGGCAACATTGTTTTAACATAGCACTCTGAATTTGTGGCACATTTTGAAAAGTGAATTCACGCTGTTCCTCCTCTATGGTTGACAGGTTCTCGATGTAATACCCTTGTCCTCTATCACCCTATTGGCTAACAATATTCCTGGGAagaaagtgctgttgccaacattGGTCGAGTCTGAGCTATGCATGTGTCGGCTATTGTAAAATTAAGCCTATAGTATTTAAAACCAGTTTACTTACCATATTTTTTCATTAAAGATATCTTATGAGAACTCCAGGATTGTAATGGTAAGGCTTCTTCCctcaataatttatttcttttgctaTCAGTGGTCACAGGTGGGTATAAACATGTGGTCCCATCATTTTGAATCCAGCATAAGGCTATTATTCCTAGAGCATCATCTTCTGCAGGAAATTTTATTATGGcaaatttgtatttttcatttgtcAGCTCCATTTCCTAACCCATATAAAAACAAAACATCAGTaattaaaatgaacaaaatatctgaatgatTGACTTTGATTTCAGACTTTGTCTGTGTGTACTCATGCACACACCTTAAGTACTTCATTATACCTAAACATACCTatagtaaataattaaatttataggATAGTATTTTAAGACACGAGGGAGGTTATATACTGTAACTggttatatttttaagtattttattttttattttgggtttaaaatttcagaattttaataCTGGATGTAtggagataaatttcaaaattaaactccAACAAcagaacttttaaaaatataatcaGCTGGTAAAGTATAAGCACATGGTTAATATGTTCACTGAATGAGCATGACTAGTGAGAGTGATGAACGAGCATAGTTGGATGAATAAAACTCTGGATGTCTCCCATAGTTTTTAGTTTGTTTCCAGATAATTTTTCAGAAAATCCTGTAGAACTGAGTTGTTTATCACTTGCATTAGTCCACTCTTATGTATGCAGCAGAGGTAGTGTTACATTTTTACTGCCTAGTGTTAAAAGCACCAGTTTCTCCTTAATGTCAGAGACTGACCTTATGTGTACATCAGACATATTTCGTACAACAGTAATATTAACATCTGAACTTTTACAAAAAGGGAGTCCAAAACAATCACAAACAGTCATAAACTGTTTACAAAGAATGACCATTGTACACAAGGAACTGGAATAGATGAAGTTTTCAACAATAACAATACTTCCATCATTCGTCATACAGCATGAGTTTGGAGTTGATGtagttattttaaaattttgaaaatttgctgTGTTGTACTGCTGATCAGGATTACAACCATCAAAAACAGGTCCAGAATAATGTTGACATTCGAAAATTGGATAAAGTTTATTAACTTCATTGTCACTGACTGGACTAATGGTGGAGTTAGAAATTTCAGCTAAACGTTTCACAACTTGCTGCAAAGGTTTATTTCCTTTTCTAACACATTTCttcagagaaaataaaaaattttcaaatttaaaggCACTGCATCCATCTAAAGGGCCAAATACTGATATATCATCAGCAATATGAATCAGTCCATGAAAATTGTGTGTTATATACTTCTGCCCATATAATGATTGAAAAGTTTGTACAAAATGAAGAAGAAGACCT contains these protein-coding regions:
- the LOC126263178 gene encoding uncharacterized protein LOC126263178 isoform X3 gives rise to the protein MELTNEKYKFAIIKFPAEDDALGIIALCWIQNDGTTCLYPPVTTDSKRNKLLREEALPLQSWSSHKISLMKKYATYNDAREHFRKAEETSNLESEEEIGVKRKRKAKDIMLPGEESSDEDYMPKKKYVERIWLILGQLQAAARSQSEEISQLNRKIDLLLARGCVNSTYQEADESNEQALNSLPLSSMEEFDEFEEKLKQQEFKSLVVKLLAPLVVKMQNC
- the LOC126263178 gene encoding uncharacterized protein LOC126263178 isoform X1 produces the protein MTFPIFDSLPRTHEGFINKEGTEFNTGDTPLTTIPSLHMVSSFPLDYMHLVCLGVMRTMIYVWMFGPAPLKLPSRIIDSISSNLLSLKASIPVEFCRKPRGLDEVKRWKATEFRQFLLYIGPLVLYDILLPEQKEIYNNFLSLHIAMTLLLSKKFCYQHQEYAKGLLLHFVQTFQSLYGQKYITHNFHGLIHIADDISVFGPLDGCSAFKFENFLFSLKKCVRKGNKPLQQVVKRLAEISNSTISPVSDNEVNKLYPIFECQHYSGPVFDGCNPDQQYNTANFQNFKITTSTPNSCCMTNDGSIVIVENFIYSSSLCTMVILCKQFMTVCDCFGLPFCKSSDVNITVVRNMSDVHIRSVSDIKEKLVLLTLGSKNVTLPLLHT
- the LOC126263178 gene encoding uncharacterized protein LOC126263178 isoform X2, whose protein sequence is MELTNEKYKFAIIKFPAEDDALGIIALCWIQNDGTTCLYPPVTTDSKRNKLLREEALPLQSWSSHKISLMKKYATYNDAREHFRKAEETSNLESEEEIGVKRKRKAKDIMLPGEESSDEDYMPKKKCKTNRVTVHPYPSLDSFSASFSSSPSTGMEVREMWSSIPPNSLSPRPSSFSNAKIPPALLASAPLPSAPLPSAPLASAPLASAHCPRKEKSAPLDVERIWLILGQLQAAARSQSEEISQLNRKIDLLLARGCVNSTYQEADESNEQALNSLPLSSMEEFDEFEEKLKQQEFKSLVVKLLAPLVVKMQNC